Proteins encoded within one genomic window of Xylophilus sp. GOD-11R:
- a CDS encoding ABC transporter ATP-binding protein produces the protein MNTAAPVLALRGIRKQFGSLVANDDISLTLGAGEVLALLGENGAGKSTLMSILFGHYTADGGSIEVFGQPLPPGQPRASLAAGIGMVHQHFALADNLNVLDNVILGTERLWRLRSRRQAARARLMDVAQRFGLPVDPEARVGSLSVGERQRVEILKALYRGARILILDEPTAVLTPQESESLFATLALLVAEGLSVIFISHKLAEVLRVSHRLVVLRGGKLVAEAPTAGTTTAQLADWMVGRPVAMPQRAATVRAGDTVCELRSVHSEGGPRDRLRGVSLRLAASEIVAVAGVSGNGQAALAELLCGTRRRLSGSATLAGQALRADPARLVRSGVARIPEDRHAVGAVGDLPVWENAVSERLRSAAFNSWGWVRRRAARRHAARIVEGFDVRGGGLDAPARSLSGGNLQKLILGRALLPPPDATVRLRLLVAHQPTWGLDIGAVASIRRELINARNEGAAVLVISDDLDEVMALGDRIAVMHEGRLTAARPAAEWTRETLGLAMAGAGDAPDSEAAP, from the coding sequence ATGAACACCGCCGCTCCGGTTTTGGCCCTGCGGGGCATCCGCAAGCAGTTCGGCTCGCTGGTGGCCAACGACGACATCTCGCTGACGCTGGGCGCCGGCGAAGTGCTGGCCTTGCTGGGCGAGAACGGCGCGGGCAAGTCCACGTTGATGTCCATCCTGTTCGGCCACTACACCGCCGACGGCGGCAGCATCGAAGTCTTCGGCCAGCCCTTGCCGCCGGGCCAGCCGCGCGCGTCGCTGGCGGCGGGCATCGGCATGGTCCATCAGCATTTCGCGCTGGCCGACAACCTGAACGTGCTCGACAACGTGATCCTCGGCACCGAGCGGCTGTGGCGGCTGCGCAGCCGGCGGCAGGCGGCGCGGGCTCGTTTGATGGACGTGGCGCAGCGCTTCGGCCTGCCGGTGGATCCGGAGGCGCGGGTCGGCTCGCTCTCGGTCGGCGAGCGGCAGCGGGTCGAAATACTGAAGGCGCTCTACCGGGGCGCGCGCATCCTCATCCTCGACGAGCCCACCGCCGTGCTCACGCCGCAGGAGAGCGAATCGTTGTTCGCCACGCTGGCGCTGCTGGTGGCCGAAGGGCTGTCGGTGATCTTCATCAGCCACAAACTCGCCGAGGTGCTGCGGGTGTCGCACCGGCTGGTGGTGCTGCGCGGCGGCAAGCTGGTGGCAGAAGCGCCCACGGCCGGCACCACCACCGCGCAGCTGGCCGACTGGATGGTCGGCCGGCCGGTGGCCATGCCGCAGCGCGCGGCCACCGTGCGCGCGGGCGACACCGTCTGCGAATTGCGTTCGGTGCATTCCGAAGGCGGTCCGCGCGACCGGCTGCGCGGTGTGTCGCTGCGGCTGGCGGCCAGCGAGATCGTCGCGGTGGCGGGTGTGTCGGGCAACGGGCAGGCTGCGTTGGCCGAGCTGCTCTGCGGCACGCGGCGGCGCCTGTCGGGCAGCGCCACGCTCGCCGGGCAGGCGTTGCGGGCAGACCCGGCGCGGCTGGTGCGATCGGGCGTGGCCCGCATCCCGGAAGACCGCCACGCCGTCGGCGCGGTCGGCGACTTGCCGGTGTGGGAGAACGCGGTGTCCGAACGCCTGCGCAGCGCCGCCTTCAACAGCTGGGGCTGGGTGCGCCGCCGTGCCGCGCGCCGCCACGCGGCACGCATCGTGGAAGGCTTCGACGTGCGCGGCGGCGGGCTGGACGCGCCGGCCCGGTCGCTGTCGGGCGGCAATCTGCAGAAACTCATCCTGGGCCGCGCGCTGCTGCCGCCGCCGGACGCCACGGTGCGCCTGCGCCTGCTGGTGGCGCACCAGCCGACCTGGGGGCTGGACATCGGCGCGGTGGCGTCGATCCGCCGCGAACTCATCAACGCCCGCAACGAAGGCGCGGCGGTGCTGGTCATTTCCGACGATCTCGACGAAGTCATGGCGCTCGGCGACCGCATCGCCGTGATGCACGAGGGACGGCTGACCGCCGCGCGGCCGGCTGCCGAATGGACCCGCGAAACCCTGGGCCTGGCGATGGCCGGCGCCGGCGACGCGCCGGATTCGGAGGCCGCACCATGA
- a CDS encoding ABC transporter permease encodes MRLERRTRSSPAAIAAASVGAILFTLAVSAVLVAAAGAPVGRTYALLLQGGFGSVFAWSETLTRAIPLIFTGLAAAVAFRARLFNIGAEGQLYAGALAAVAVGGLHDGAGLDWPMWLLFPAMLAAAALAGALLLLGPALMKSRLGVDEVVTTLLLNFIVLLGVSALLDGPMKDPTAMGWPQSVALQDGLSLSQLWPQTRLHSGLIGACVLAAGLWLVLKRARLGFDIRAVGANARAAAFAGVPVTRTVVVVAMLSGALAGLGGAVEVAGRTGYLTLDMSPGYGYTGIVIAMLAALHPLGVVAAAIFTAGVLVGADSMSRAVGVPSSIADVIVATSLLAVLVASLAAQFRIRLKG; translated from the coding sequence ATGAGGCTGGAACGCCGCACCCGCTCGTCGCCGGCCGCCATCGCCGCGGCCTCCGTCGGGGCGATTCTGTTCACGCTGGCGGTCAGCGCGGTGCTGGTCGCGGCGGCCGGCGCGCCGGTCGGTCGCACCTACGCACTGCTGCTGCAGGGCGGCTTCGGCTCGGTCTTCGCCTGGAGCGAAACGCTGACCCGCGCGATCCCGCTGATCTTCACCGGGCTGGCGGCGGCCGTGGCCTTTCGGGCACGGCTGTTCAACATCGGCGCCGAAGGCCAGCTCTATGCCGGCGCGCTGGCCGCCGTGGCGGTGGGCGGGCTGCACGACGGCGCCGGGCTCGACTGGCCGATGTGGCTGCTGTTTCCCGCGATGCTCGCCGCCGCCGCCCTGGCCGGCGCCCTGCTGCTGCTCGGCCCGGCCCTGATGAAAAGCCGGCTGGGCGTGGACGAGGTCGTCACCACGCTGCTGCTCAACTTCATCGTGCTCCTGGGGGTTTCGGCGCTGCTCGACGGGCCGATGAAGGACCCCACCGCCATGGGCTGGCCGCAGAGCGTGGCGCTGCAGGACGGCCTGTCGCTGTCGCAGCTCTGGCCGCAGACGCGGCTGCACAGCGGACTGATCGGCGCCTGCGTATTGGCGGCCGGGCTGTGGCTGGTGCTCAAACGCGCACGGTTGGGTTTCGACATCCGCGCGGTCGGCGCCAACGCCCGCGCCGCCGCCTTCGCCGGTGTGCCGGTGACGCGCACCGTGGTCGTCGTGGCCATGCTCTCGGGCGCGCTCGCCGGCCTGGGCGGCGCGGTGGAAGTCGCCGGGCGCACCGGCTACCTCACGCTCGACATGTCGCCGGGCTACGGCTACACCGGCATCGTCATCGCCATGCTCGCCGCGCTGCATCCGCTGGGCGTGGTGGCCGCCGCCATCTTTACCGCCGGCGTGCTGGTGGGCGCCGACAGCATGAGCCGCGCGGTCGGCGTGCCGAGTTCCATTGCCGACGTGATCGTCGCGACCTCGCTGCTGGCGGTGCTGGTGGCCTCGCTCGCGGCGCAGTTCCGCATCCGCCTGAAGGGCTGA
- a CDS encoding ABC transporter permease, whose translation MNEIADILANPAFWSAVLRIATPLILGTLGVLLCERAGVLHLGIEGIMVAGALSGWLAVYHGAPLWAGMACAAVVGALFGLLHAALTVGLALSQHVCGLGITLLATALSYFSYRLAFGQVSTPPTITPFAPMAWLGVPVLAEQTAPTLMALALVPVLAWVLLRTPLGLALRMVGENPQAAESQGIPVLPMRTGAIVAGSAIMGMAGAFLTLSAFNAFYFNMVNGRGWICVALVVFASWRPGKALLGALLFSFFDALQLRLQQSGDSALPYQLYLMLPYALSILALVLVARKAAYPQALMKPYRKGER comes from the coding sequence ATGAACGAGATCGCCGACATCCTGGCCAATCCGGCCTTCTGGAGCGCGGTGCTGCGCATCGCCACACCGCTGATCCTGGGCACGCTCGGCGTGTTGCTCTGCGAGCGCGCGGGCGTGCTGCACCTGGGCATCGAGGGCATCATGGTCGCCGGTGCGCTGAGCGGCTGGCTGGCGGTCTACCACGGCGCGCCGCTGTGGGCCGGCATGGCTTGCGCCGCCGTCGTGGGTGCGCTGTTCGGACTGCTGCACGCCGCGCTCACCGTGGGGCTGGCGCTGTCGCAGCATGTATGCGGGCTGGGCATCACGCTGCTGGCCACCGCCTTGAGTTACTTCAGCTACCGGCTGGCTTTCGGCCAGGTGAGCACGCCGCCCACGATCACGCCTTTCGCGCCCATGGCCTGGCTCGGCGTGCCGGTGCTGGCCGAGCAGACCGCGCCCACGCTGATGGCGCTGGCGCTCGTTCCCGTACTGGCCTGGGTGCTGCTGCGCACACCGCTCGGGCTGGCGCTGCGCATGGTGGGCGAGAACCCGCAGGCGGCCGAAAGCCAGGGCATTCCGGTGCTGCCCATGCGCACCGGCGCCATCGTGGCGGGCTCGGCCATCATGGGCATGGCGGGCGCGTTTCTCACGCTGTCGGCGTTCAACGCCTTCTACTTCAACATGGTCAACGGGCGCGGCTGGATCTGCGTGGCGCTGGTGGTGTTCGCCTCGTGGCGGCCAGGCAAGGCGCTGCTGGGCGCGCTGCTGTTTTCGTTCTTCGACGCCCTGCAGCTGCGGCTGCAACAATCCGGCGATTCGGCCCTGCCCTACCAGCTGTATCTGATGCTGCCGTATGCGCTGTCGATCCTGGCGCTGGTGCTGGTGGCCCGCAAGGCCGCCTATCCGCAGGCGCTGATGAAACCCTATCGCAAGGGCGAGCGCTGA
- a CDS encoding amidohydrolase family protein, with translation MLDLLVTNATLPDGRTGMSLAVQDGRFVEVTAGLQAPAHETLDAGGLLVSPPFVDAHFHLDATLSYGIPRINASGILLEGIALWGELKPQLTHEALVERALAYCDWAVSRGLLAIRSHVDTSDPRLVTVEAMLDVQQRVAPYLDLQLVAFPQDGVLRTAGGLDSLTRALDMGVNIVGGIPHFERTMAQGADSVRLLCELAAERGLPVDMHCDETDDPLSRHIETLAAETQRLGLHGRVVGSHCTSMHSMDNYYVSKLLPLIAEAQVSVIANPLINITLQGRHDTYPKRRGMTRVPELMAQGVRVAFGQDCCMDPWYSLGSGDMLDVAHMGLHVAQMTSQAAMRRCFDAVTEAPAAIMGLDGYGIAPGRFADFVLLQAADPVEALRLRATRLQVRRRGQLLATNPAARATLSVPGRPATVECRQALSVSADTP, from the coding sequence ATGCTCGACCTGCTCGTCACCAACGCCACCCTTCCCGACGGCCGCACCGGCATGTCGCTTGCCGTGCAGGACGGCCGCTTCGTCGAGGTCACCGCCGGCCTGCAGGCGCCGGCCCACGAAACGCTGGACGCCGGCGGCCTGCTGGTGTCGCCGCCCTTCGTGGACGCGCATTTCCATCTGGACGCCACGCTCTCCTACGGCATCCCGCGCATCAACGCCAGCGGCATACTGCTCGAAGGCATCGCGCTGTGGGGCGAGCTCAAGCCGCAGCTCACGCACGAAGCCCTGGTCGAACGCGCACTCGCCTATTGCGACTGGGCGGTGTCGCGCGGTTTGCTGGCGATCCGCAGCCACGTCGACACCAGCGACCCGCGCCTGGTGACGGTGGAGGCGATGCTCGACGTGCAGCAGCGCGTGGCGCCGTATCTCGACCTGCAGCTGGTGGCGTTTCCGCAGGACGGCGTGCTGCGCACCGCGGGCGGCCTCGACAGCCTGACGCGGGCGCTCGACATGGGGGTGAACATCGTCGGCGGCATTCCGCACTTCGAACGCACCATGGCCCAGGGCGCCGACAGCGTGCGCCTGCTGTGCGAGCTGGCCGCCGAGCGCGGCCTGCCGGTCGACATGCACTGCGACGAGACCGACGACCCCCTGTCTCGCCACATCGAAACCCTGGCGGCCGAAACCCAGCGCCTCGGGCTGCACGGCCGCGTCGTCGGCTCGCACTGCACCTCCATGCATTCCATGGACAACTACTACGTCAGCAAGCTGCTGCCGCTGATCGCCGAGGCGCAGGTGTCGGTCATCGCCAATCCGCTGATCAACATCACCCTGCAGGGCCGGCACGACACCTATCCCAAACGGCGCGGCATGACCCGCGTGCCCGAACTCATGGCGCAGGGCGTGCGCGTGGCGTTTGGCCAGGACTGCTGCATGGACCCCTGGTATAGCCTGGGGTCGGGCGACATGCTCGACGTGGCGCACATGGGCCTGCACGTCGCCCAGATGACCAGCCAAGCCGCGATGCGGCGCTGCTTCGACGCCGTGACCGAGGCGCCCGCCGCGATCATGGGACTCGATGGCTACGGCATCGCGCCGGGCCGGTTCGCCGATTTCGTGCTGCTCCAGGCCGCCGATCCGGTGGAAGCCCTGCGCCTGCGCGCGACCCGGCTGCAGGTGCGCCGGCGCGGCCAGCTGCTGGCGACCAACCCGGCCGCGCGGGCCACTTTGTCGGTGCCGGGACGCCCGGCTACCGTCGAGTGCCGTCAGGCTTTGTCGGTCTCAGCCGACACTCCCTGA